One Halictus rubicundus isolate RS-2024b chromosome 10, iyHalRubi1_principal, whole genome shotgun sequence genomic window carries:
- the Csl4 gene encoding exosome component 1 Csl4 isoform X1 — protein MEINNMEKQSELIVCVPGNCQRLCVSDKINVPGPGTYEQQGYIYSKLSGVVKLVPQENTHIIEVHGITEQSIVPAPGDIVTAMVTIVNQRFCKCSIKCIGDIVLTRPYRGILRKEDVRAIDKDNIQMYKCFRPGDIILARVMPMTEAHTYQLSTAENELGVVIAHSEEGVAMIPISWTQMQCPKTLRKEHRKVAKVIPEHVVTEQ, from the exons ATGGAAATCAACAACATGGAGAAACAAAGCGAACTCATTGTCTGTGTGCCTGGTAATT GTCAAAGACTATGCGTTTCTGATAAAATTAATGTACCTGGACCAGGAACTTACGAGCAACAGGGTTACATTTATTCAAAACTTTCGGGTGTAGTTAAATTGGTACCCCAAGAAAAT ACTCACATAATCGAAGTTCATGGAATAACAGAGCAAAGCATTGTTCCTGCGCCTGGTGACATAGTGACTGCAATGGTTACTATTGTCAATCAAAGGTTTTGTAAATGTAGCATAAAGTGTATAGGTGATATTGTATTAACAAGACCTTACAGAGGAATTTTAAGGAAAGAAGATGTTCGCGCAATAGACAAAGACAATATTCAAATGTACAAGTGTTTCAGACCTGGGGATATTATTCTTGCCAGAGTT ATGCCAATGACGGAAGCACATACTTATCAATTGAGTACAGCAGAAAATGAATTAGGAGTAGTAATAGCACATAGCGAAGAAG GTGTCGCTATGATACCTATAAGTTGGACACAAATGCAATGCCCTAAAACATTACGCAAAGAACATCGGAAAGTTGCAAAAGTAATTCCTGAGCACGTTGTTACAGAACAATAA
- the Csl4 gene encoding exosome component 1 Csl4 isoform X2, whose protein sequence is MEINNMEKQSELIVCVPGQRLCVSDKINVPGPGTYEQQGYIYSKLSGVVKLVPQENTHIIEVHGITEQSIVPAPGDIVTAMVTIVNQRFCKCSIKCIGDIVLTRPYRGILRKEDVRAIDKDNIQMYKCFRPGDIILARVMPMTEAHTYQLSTAENELGVVIAHSEEGVAMIPISWTQMQCPKTLRKEHRKVAKVIPEHVVTEQ, encoded by the exons ATGGAAATCAACAACATGGAGAAACAAAGCGAACTCATTGTCTGTGTGCCTG GTCAAAGACTATGCGTTTCTGATAAAATTAATGTACCTGGACCAGGAACTTACGAGCAACAGGGTTACATTTATTCAAAACTTTCGGGTGTAGTTAAATTGGTACCCCAAGAAAAT ACTCACATAATCGAAGTTCATGGAATAACAGAGCAAAGCATTGTTCCTGCGCCTGGTGACATAGTGACTGCAATGGTTACTATTGTCAATCAAAGGTTTTGTAAATGTAGCATAAAGTGTATAGGTGATATTGTATTAACAAGACCTTACAGAGGAATTTTAAGGAAAGAAGATGTTCGCGCAATAGACAAAGACAATATTCAAATGTACAAGTGTTTCAGACCTGGGGATATTATTCTTGCCAGAGTT ATGCCAATGACGGAAGCACATACTTATCAATTGAGTACAGCAGAAAATGAATTAGGAGTAGTAATAGCACATAGCGAAGAAG GTGTCGCTATGATACCTATAAGTTGGACACAAATGCAATGCCCTAAAACATTACGCAAAGAACATCGGAAAGTTGCAAAAGTAATTCCTGAGCACGTTGTTACAGAACAATAA
- the Sp3 gene encoding phosphatidylinositide phosphatase spermathreecae isoform X2: MELFRTDTHFIFVKERYSLWCDKYTGEFSAKSDWEWAAPNDLECLGIFYGIVGKIEQPSVLEPRLMLIKEVSPAGELYGGHIVYKIKSITFLHLGSENSDIGLLTCKKHQNLPKKKSQSSLFDVPQKAAFAKTWGTIKSATNTIKNTTQQAAALATSQVKSTVSKRSIVKDKERFEKRILEELHKVFTETDSFYYCQTGDITNSLQRLCNTESKQGEELDKPLWQRVDDRFFWNKHMLQDIINLKTDKANCWILPVIQGYVQIERCNVEVGFDGQSQHETFNLAVISRRSRFRAGTRYKRRGVDDDGKCANYVETEQLVWYHDHQMSFVQVRGSVPVYWSQPGYKYKPPPHIDKGEAETQVAFEKHFTEELQLYGPICVVNLVEQTGKERIVWEVYSNHVINYNHPDITYTSFDFHEYCRGMHFENVSILINSLAAVLTDMGYCWRDKQGTICMQKGVFRVNCIDCLDRTNVVQTALGKAIMEMQFSKLGLIPPDGMLPTNIKQTFQLLWANNGDIISKQYAGTNALKGDYTRTGERKFTGLMKDGMNSANRYYLNRFRDVYRQATIDMMLGNSVNEEVFQERTEEEDNAATAIHVKLLIEDCKKLLVPDPEVILGSWSLIDADPVTGDPTETEMDTILILTRDCYYVADYDDQIDKVTNYQRVPLEDIVLIECGKSESLVSLFKNRHFYCIRINYKVDNESGYFHMFRSTNLQFFNNMAVIKTEEESTESLRAICETFAVAIEMAGLQNIPITIDVIIDRRKSKLVNVKGSTGLLDLSSFPELTRNVSETQLLALKSAGTKALNNMSEQFSKLNKLSHSFSARKPIDIAKSIGKKSEPSPKPTFTVGGRDISGKMQRKRSGSSSSSDDENITITSGPLEKPENFSHDKNLMEAYTPSIGIIMGVKNADVVESDEHNKNHNLLTRPNNLPDEKSNMENLQKPASGTSTLSASPQKTAATTPEITIQNVTDGLAQDNERMSPPSTLSLTKNISHSSEEVDSRLKNMNTNNLQTDRLLDKKRSTSEHDLTLNITSSQSESALKSIKANTATAASPVSSTAKDILSPFSKFAKGVQTLGANLDPRKLKAGQGGLLKNLSDHHVEQRQKLQERWGSCQSKLIALSLNNVQTSVDNYADINRRSIQE, translated from the exons ATGGAACTGTTTCGCACTGACACGCATTTTATTTTCGTGAAAGAGCGATACAGCCTGTGGTGTGACAAATATACGGGCGAATTCTCCGCGAAATCGG ATTGGGAATGGGCAGCTCCAAACGACCTAGAATGTCTTGGAATCTTTTATGGAATCGTTGGGAAAATAGAACAACCGTCCGTATTAGAACCTCGTTTGATGCTAATTAAAGAAGTTTCACCAGCTGGAGAATTGTATGGAGGACATATTGTATACAAGATCAAATCTATTACATTTTTACATCTTGGTTCGGAAAACAGTGACATTGGTCTTCTGACATGTAAGAAGCATCAGAATTTGCCAAAGAAAAAAAGTCAAAGTAGTTTGTTCGATGTACCGCAAAAAGCAGCTTTTGCCAAGACATGGGGAACCATCAAGAGTGCGACCAACACCATAAAAAATACTACACAGCAAGCTGCTGCCCTAGCAACATCTCAG GTGAAATCTACAGTGTCTAAACGAAGTATTGTAAAGGACAAAGAAAGATTTGAGAAGAGGATTCTCGAAGAATTACATAAAGTCTTCACGGAAACGGATTCTTTCTATTATTGCCAAACTGGTGACATTACCAACAGCCTACAAAGACTTTGCAATACAGAGTCAAAGCAGGGCGAAGAACTGGATAAACCACTTTGGCAAAGAGTAGATGACAGATTTTTCTGGAATAAACATATGCTGCAGGATATAATCAATCTGAAA ACAGATAAAGCAAATTGCTGGATTTTACCTGTTATTCAGGGATACGTGCAAATAGAAAGATGCAACGTAGAAGTAGGTTTTGATGGACAATCTCAACACGAAACCTTTAATTTAGCCGTTATATCAAGGAGAAGTAGATTTCGTGCAGGAACAAG GTATAAGCGACGCGGGGTGGATGATGACGGAAAATGTGCAAATTATGTGGAAACAGAGCAATTAGTATGGTATCATGACCATCAAATGTCTTTTGTACAAGTTCGAGGCAGCGTACCTGTATACTGGTCACAACCTGGCTATAAATATAAGCCTCCACCTCATATAGACAAAG GCGAAGCAGAAACACAAGTGGCATTCGAAAAACATTTTACAGAAGAACTTCAGTTGTATGGTCCAATTTGTGTCGTGAACCTTGTAGAACAAACTGGTAAGGAAAGAATCGTTTGGGAAGTTTACAGTAACCACGTGATAAATTACAATCATCCGGACATAACGTATACATCGTTCGATTTTCACGAATACTG TCGAGGAATGCATTTTGAAAATGTGTCCATCCTGATCAATTCATTGGCTGCGGTACTGACAGACATGGGGTACTGTTGGCGTGATAAACAGGGCACAATTTGCATGCAGAAGGGAGTGTTTCGGGTGAATTGCATAGACTGCCTAGATAGAACAAATGTGGTGCAAACCGCTCTGGGTAAAGCTATAATGGAAATGCAGTTTTCCAAGCTAGGACTAATACCGCCAGACGGCATGCTACCAACAAACATCAAGCAGACATTTCAATTGCTTTGGGCTAATAATGGCGATATTATTAGTAAACAGTATGCTGGAACAAATGCTTTGAAG GGAGATTACACAAGAACAGGGGAAAGAAAATTTACTGGGTTAATGAAAGATGGCATGAATTCTGCAAACAG ATATTACTTAAATCGCTTCAGGGATGTCTATAGGCAGGCAACCATTGATATGATGTTAGGGAATTCAGTGAACGAGGAAGTATTTCAAGAACGtacagaagaagaagacaatGCTGCAACTGCAATCCACGTGAAACTACTAATAGAGGATTGCAAGAAACTACTTGTACCTGATCCGGAAGTTATCCTAGGCAGTTGGAGTCTTATAGATGCAGATCCAGT AACTGGAGACCCAACAGAAACGGAAATGGACACTATCCTTATATTAACACGAGACTGTTACTATGTGGCCGACTATGACGACCAGATCGACAAAGTTACAAATTACCAAAGAGTTCCACTGGAGGACATTGTACTGATCGAATGCGGAAAGTCTGAGAGTCTAGTTTCCCTGTTTAAAAATAGGCATTTTTATTGCATTAGAATCAATTACAAAGTAGACAATGAAAGCGGCTACTTTCACATGTTTCGCAGTACAAATTTACAGTTTTTTAATAACATGGCTGTTATAAAAACTGAAGAAGAGAGCACag aatCTTTAAGGGCAATCTGTGAAACTTTCGCTGTTGCAATAGAAATGGCAGGTTTACAAAATATTCCTATAACTATAGATGTAATAATAGATAGACGAAAGAGTAAGTTAGTCAATGTTAAAGGATCTACAGGTCTCTTAGATCTTTCATCCTTCCCAGAGTTGACTAGAAACGTTTCAGAAACACAGTTGTTAGCTCTTAAAAGTGCAG GAACAAAAGCTTTGAACAACATGTCCGAGCAATTCAGTAAATTAAACAAACTGAGTCATAGCTTTAGCGCTAGGAAACCAATCGACATAGCaaagagcataggcaagaaatCTGAACCGTCTCCAAAACCCACCTTTACGGTTGGTGGTAGAGATATATCAGGCAAAATGCAACGGAAACGGAGTGGTAGCAGTAGCAGTAGCGATGACGAGAATATTACTATAACATCCGGTCCCCTAGAAAAACCAGAAAACTTCAGCCACGATAAGAATTTGATGGAAGCTTACACTCCATCTATTGGTATCATAATGGGCGTGAAAAATGCCGATGTGGTGGAGTCGGATGAACACAATAAAAATCACAATTTGTTGACAAGACCTAATAATTTGCCTGATGAGAAATCGAATATGGAGAACTTACAAAAACCAGCTTCCGGTACAAGCACTTTGAGCGCTTCTCCTCAGAAGACTGCAGCAACAACGCCCGAAATAACAATCCAAAATGTGACCGACGGTTTGGCTCAAGATAACGAGAGGATGTCTCCGCCCTCGACGTTAAGTCTCACAAAAAATATTAGCCATTCTTCGGAAGAAGTCGACAGCAGGTTGAAAAACATGAATACCAATAATTTACAAACGGATAGGTTGCTGGATAAAAAGAGGTCGACTTCGGAACATGATTTGACGTTGAACATTACATCTTCCCAAAGCGAATCCGCTTTGAAATCTATAAAAGCGAATACTGCTACCGCCGCTAGCCCAGTATCATCCACGGCGAAAGATATTCTATCACCGTTCTCGAAATTTGCTAAAGGCGTACAAACATTAGGCGCAAACTTAGACCCTAGAAAATTGAAAGCGGGACAGGGaggattattaaaaaatctgtCGGACCATCACGTAGAGCAGCGTCAGAAGTTGCAAGAGAGGTGGGGTTCTTGTCAATCTAAGCTCATTGCTTT AAGTCTGAACAATGTGCAAACTAGCGTCGATAATTATGCTGATATAAACCGACGAAGTATCCAAGAATGA
- the Ublcp1 gene encoding ubiquitin-like domain-containing C-terminal domain phosphatase 1, whose translation MEGEVKIIVKWSGKEYELPDIQHDDTVLSLKERIHKHTGVLPERQKLLNLKFKGKAAQDADIIGKLGLRPGFKLMLMGSTEEDIAEVSHAPKDMPDVVNDLDIEEEEVEIESAEIYLSKIQKRIDHYAITELNPLREGKKLLVLDIDYTLFDHRSTAESGVELMRPYLHEFLMEAYVDYDIVIWSATSMRWINEKMKLLGVSNHPHYKIAFHLDSLAMISVHTPKYGLVGVKPLGIIWGKYKQFSAKNTIMFDDIRRNFIMNPQSGLRIKPFRHAHLTRSKDRELLKLSEYLKLIAKVDDFQTLNHRKWEEYKAKKAKQERRNETNNE comes from the exons ATGGAAGGCGAAGTAAAGATTATCGTAAAATGGAGCGGAAAAGAGTACGAGCTTCCGGATATACAACACGACGACACTGTTCTTTCTCTGAAAGAGCGCATACACAAGCATACGGGTGTTCTCCCTGAACGTCAAAAGTTGTTGAACCTCAAATTCAAAG GCAAAGCAGCTCAGGATGCGGATATCATAGGGAAATTGGGCCTGAGGCCTGGTTTCAAACTTATGCTAATGGGATCAACCGAAGAGGACATCGCAGAAGTAAGTCATGCTCCGAAAGATATGCCCGATGTAGTTAATGATTTAGATATCGAGGAAGAGGAAGTGGAAATTGAGAGTGCAGAGATCTACCTTTCCAAAATTCAAAAGAGAATCGATCATTATGCCATCACAGAATTAAATCCGCTTAGGGAAGGAAAGAAGCTTCTAGTATTGGACATAGACTATACCCTTTTCGATCATAGATCGACTGCAGAAAGTGGAGTCGAATTGATGCGACCTTATCTCCATGAGTTTCTAATGGAAGCTTACGTAGATTACGATATCGTAATTTGGTCGGCGACTAGTATGAGATGGATCAACGAGAAGATGAAATTACTCGGAGTCTCGAACCATCCTCATTACAAAATAGCATTCCACCTTGACTCTCTAGCCATGATCTCTGTTCACACACCAAAGTATGGTTTAGTTGGAGTGAAGCCTCTTGGCATCATCTGGGGAAAGTATAAACAGTTCTCAGCAAAAAACACTATAATGTTCGACGACATTAGGAGGAACTTCATCATGAATCCTCAGtcaggattgagaataaaacCTTTCAGGCATGCGCATCTTACCAGAAGCAAAGATAGGGAACTGCTGAAGCTCTCAGAGTATTTAAAGTTAATAGCAAAAGTCGACGACTTTCAAACTCTCAATCACAGGAAGTGGGAGGAATATAAAGCCAAGAAAGCTAAACAAGAGAGAAGGAATGAGACTAACAATGAGTGA
- the Sp3 gene encoding phosphatidylinositide phosphatase spermathreecae isoform X1 gives MELFRTDTHFIFVKERYSLWCDKYTGEFSAKSDWEWAAPNDLECLGIFYGIVGKIEQPSVLEPRLMLIKEVSPAGELYGGHIVYKIKSITFLHLGSENSDIGLLTCKKHQNLPKKKSQSSLFDVPQKAAFAKTWGTIKSATNTIKNTTQQAAALATSQVKSTVSKRSIVKDKERFEKRILEELHKVFTETDSFYYCQTGDITNSLQRLCNTESKQGEELDKPLWQRVDDRFFWNKHMLQDIINLKTDKANCWILPVIQGYVQIERCNVEVGFDGQSQHETFNLAVISRRSRFRAGTRYKRRGVDDDGKCANYVETEQLVWYHDHQMSFVQVRGSVPVYWSQPGYKYKPPPHIDKGEAETQVAFEKHFTEELQLYGPICVVNLVEQTGKERIVWEVYSNHVINYNHPDITYTSFDFHEYCRGMHFENVSILINSLAAVLTDMGYCWRDKQGTICMQKGVFRVNCIDCLDRTNVVQTALGKAIMEMQFSKLGLIPPDGMLPTNIKQTFQLLWANNGDIISKQYAGTNALKGDYTRTGERKFTGLMKDGMNSANRYFRQHFMDDIRQAAIDTLLGNPINVNELNTDWSKYLDIFDNCCNELVPVISTSILATFPDFLYATAIYHLVRYYLNRFRDVYRQATIDMMLGNSVNEEVFQERTEEEDNAATAIHVKLLIEDCKKLLVPDPEVILGSWSLIDADPVTGDPTETEMDTILILTRDCYYVADYDDQIDKVTNYQRVPLEDIVLIECGKSESLVSLFKNRHFYCIRINYKVDNESGYFHMFRSTNLQFFNNMAVIKTEEESTESLRAICETFAVAIEMAGLQNIPITIDVIIDRRKSKLVNVKGSTGLLDLSSFPELTRNVSETQLLALKSAGTKALNNMSEQFSKLNKLSHSFSARKPIDIAKSIGKKSEPSPKPTFTVGGRDISGKMQRKRSGSSSSSDDENITITSGPLEKPENFSHDKNLMEAYTPSIGIIMGVKNADVVESDEHNKNHNLLTRPNNLPDEKSNMENLQKPASGTSTLSASPQKTAATTPEITIQNVTDGLAQDNERMSPPSTLSLTKNISHSSEEVDSRLKNMNTNNLQTDRLLDKKRSTSEHDLTLNITSSQSESALKSIKANTATAASPVSSTAKDILSPFSKFAKGVQTLGANLDPRKLKAGQGGLLKNLSDHHVEQRQKLQERWGSCQSKLIALSLNNVQTSVDNYADINRRSIQE, from the exons ATGGAACTGTTTCGCACTGACACGCATTTTATTTTCGTGAAAGAGCGATACAGCCTGTGGTGTGACAAATATACGGGCGAATTCTCCGCGAAATCGG ATTGGGAATGGGCAGCTCCAAACGACCTAGAATGTCTTGGAATCTTTTATGGAATCGTTGGGAAAATAGAACAACCGTCCGTATTAGAACCTCGTTTGATGCTAATTAAAGAAGTTTCACCAGCTGGAGAATTGTATGGAGGACATATTGTATACAAGATCAAATCTATTACATTTTTACATCTTGGTTCGGAAAACAGTGACATTGGTCTTCTGACATGTAAGAAGCATCAGAATTTGCCAAAGAAAAAAAGTCAAAGTAGTTTGTTCGATGTACCGCAAAAAGCAGCTTTTGCCAAGACATGGGGAACCATCAAGAGTGCGACCAACACCATAAAAAATACTACACAGCAAGCTGCTGCCCTAGCAACATCTCAG GTGAAATCTACAGTGTCTAAACGAAGTATTGTAAAGGACAAAGAAAGATTTGAGAAGAGGATTCTCGAAGAATTACATAAAGTCTTCACGGAAACGGATTCTTTCTATTATTGCCAAACTGGTGACATTACCAACAGCCTACAAAGACTTTGCAATACAGAGTCAAAGCAGGGCGAAGAACTGGATAAACCACTTTGGCAAAGAGTAGATGACAGATTTTTCTGGAATAAACATATGCTGCAGGATATAATCAATCTGAAA ACAGATAAAGCAAATTGCTGGATTTTACCTGTTATTCAGGGATACGTGCAAATAGAAAGATGCAACGTAGAAGTAGGTTTTGATGGACAATCTCAACACGAAACCTTTAATTTAGCCGTTATATCAAGGAGAAGTAGATTTCGTGCAGGAACAAG GTATAAGCGACGCGGGGTGGATGATGACGGAAAATGTGCAAATTATGTGGAAACAGAGCAATTAGTATGGTATCATGACCATCAAATGTCTTTTGTACAAGTTCGAGGCAGCGTACCTGTATACTGGTCACAACCTGGCTATAAATATAAGCCTCCACCTCATATAGACAAAG GCGAAGCAGAAACACAAGTGGCATTCGAAAAACATTTTACAGAAGAACTTCAGTTGTATGGTCCAATTTGTGTCGTGAACCTTGTAGAACAAACTGGTAAGGAAAGAATCGTTTGGGAAGTTTACAGTAACCACGTGATAAATTACAATCATCCGGACATAACGTATACATCGTTCGATTTTCACGAATACTG TCGAGGAATGCATTTTGAAAATGTGTCCATCCTGATCAATTCATTGGCTGCGGTACTGACAGACATGGGGTACTGTTGGCGTGATAAACAGGGCACAATTTGCATGCAGAAGGGAGTGTTTCGGGTGAATTGCATAGACTGCCTAGATAGAACAAATGTGGTGCAAACCGCTCTGGGTAAAGCTATAATGGAAATGCAGTTTTCCAAGCTAGGACTAATACCGCCAGACGGCATGCTACCAACAAACATCAAGCAGACATTTCAATTGCTTTGGGCTAATAATGGCGATATTATTAGTAAACAGTATGCTGGAACAAATGCTTTGAAG GGAGATTACACAAGAACAGGGGAAAGAAAATTTACTGGGTTAATGAAAGATGGCATGAATTCTGCAAACAG ATATTTTCGGCAACACTTTATGGATGACATACGTCAGGCGGCGATAGATACCTTGCTAGGGAATCCCATCAACGTTAACGAACTGAATACCGATTGGTCCAAATATTTAGACATCTTTGATAATTGCTGCAATGAGCTAGTCCCCGTGATATCGACAAGCATACTTGCTACATTTCCTGACTTTCTTTATGCCACTGCTATCTATCATTTAGTAAG ATATTACTTAAATCGCTTCAGGGATGTCTATAGGCAGGCAACCATTGATATGATGTTAGGGAATTCAGTGAACGAGGAAGTATTTCAAGAACGtacagaagaagaagacaatGCTGCAACTGCAATCCACGTGAAACTACTAATAGAGGATTGCAAGAAACTACTTGTACCTGATCCGGAAGTTATCCTAGGCAGTTGGAGTCTTATAGATGCAGATCCAGT AACTGGAGACCCAACAGAAACGGAAATGGACACTATCCTTATATTAACACGAGACTGTTACTATGTGGCCGACTATGACGACCAGATCGACAAAGTTACAAATTACCAAAGAGTTCCACTGGAGGACATTGTACTGATCGAATGCGGAAAGTCTGAGAGTCTAGTTTCCCTGTTTAAAAATAGGCATTTTTATTGCATTAGAATCAATTACAAAGTAGACAATGAAAGCGGCTACTTTCACATGTTTCGCAGTACAAATTTACAGTTTTTTAATAACATGGCTGTTATAAAAACTGAAGAAGAGAGCACag aatCTTTAAGGGCAATCTGTGAAACTTTCGCTGTTGCAATAGAAATGGCAGGTTTACAAAATATTCCTATAACTATAGATGTAATAATAGATAGACGAAAGAGTAAGTTAGTCAATGTTAAAGGATCTACAGGTCTCTTAGATCTTTCATCCTTCCCAGAGTTGACTAGAAACGTTTCAGAAACACAGTTGTTAGCTCTTAAAAGTGCAG GAACAAAAGCTTTGAACAACATGTCCGAGCAATTCAGTAAATTAAACAAACTGAGTCATAGCTTTAGCGCTAGGAAACCAATCGACATAGCaaagagcataggcaagaaatCTGAACCGTCTCCAAAACCCACCTTTACGGTTGGTGGTAGAGATATATCAGGCAAAATGCAACGGAAACGGAGTGGTAGCAGTAGCAGTAGCGATGACGAGAATATTACTATAACATCCGGTCCCCTAGAAAAACCAGAAAACTTCAGCCACGATAAGAATTTGATGGAAGCTTACACTCCATCTATTGGTATCATAATGGGCGTGAAAAATGCCGATGTGGTGGAGTCGGATGAACACAATAAAAATCACAATTTGTTGACAAGACCTAATAATTTGCCTGATGAGAAATCGAATATGGAGAACTTACAAAAACCAGCTTCCGGTACAAGCACTTTGAGCGCTTCTCCTCAGAAGACTGCAGCAACAACGCCCGAAATAACAATCCAAAATGTGACCGACGGTTTGGCTCAAGATAACGAGAGGATGTCTCCGCCCTCGACGTTAAGTCTCACAAAAAATATTAGCCATTCTTCGGAAGAAGTCGACAGCAGGTTGAAAAACATGAATACCAATAATTTACAAACGGATAGGTTGCTGGATAAAAAGAGGTCGACTTCGGAACATGATTTGACGTTGAACATTACATCTTCCCAAAGCGAATCCGCTTTGAAATCTATAAAAGCGAATACTGCTACCGCCGCTAGCCCAGTATCATCCACGGCGAAAGATATTCTATCACCGTTCTCGAAATTTGCTAAAGGCGTACAAACATTAGGCGCAAACTTAGACCCTAGAAAATTGAAAGCGGGACAGGGaggattattaaaaaatctgtCGGACCATCACGTAGAGCAGCGTCAGAAGTTGCAAGAGAGGTGGGGTTCTTGTCAATCTAAGCTCATTGCTTT AAGTCTGAACAATGTGCAAACTAGCGTCGATAATTATGCTGATATAAACCGACGAAGTATCCAAGAATGA